One region of Drosophila subobscura isolate 14011-0131.10 chromosome J, UCBerk_Dsub_1.0, whole genome shotgun sequence genomic DNA includes:
- the LOC117895640 gene encoding arginine-glutamic acid dipeptide repeats protein isoform X8, which translates to MAASTQGEIRVGPGHQAKLPDYNPISSFPIDKETDERELEESRWSPGVVADGDLLMFLRAARSMAAFQGMCDGGLEDGCLAASRDDTTINALDVLHDSGYDPGKALQALVKCPVSKGIDKKWTEDETKKFIKGLRQFGKNFFRIHKDLLPHKDTPELVEFYYLWKKTPGANNNRPHRRRRQSALRRNRVTRANNNTPPKKEDTPEPQTATTAATATGSASETASRSSPAVSKEENSSLTEDDASECDSDSSLTNKRDESPSRMRTRNKQQNNNTNNNNNNTNSSSSSSNNTNSSSSSSTASNSGSGGGGGSGSGGGIGASSVGGSSALGGVGAGAAAGAAATNSSTKDQSNTNNAVANGKRPKRGSETPDAAAGGGASSVDSPKTPTKAVAESSATKRKGGKQDTPNKKKRTEQEQAHDQQAASAGTGAAAAEENSSSSLKEKRKQQQQQQQQQRADSPVESMNSDSRPDSALDDGESNTTDTTTAEQQSNKDSKELLLSCKEERELTANDGGLEPKAEEKSIKAELASEDGSKEAISIKNMDEETNIQAPNSVDGLLLKESAVSTIQQDGGVPPVNPVAAPLTMKVPTIATVEALNASVERKEAIEKMETCDSDPELLKKLATIKQEVTPQQQQQQQTPQQLNPISIQPPPVCAPTETTVYIKKEPMDDSMDATCNQNSNEPQDLKVKIEIKNEDSLKHNAGGMPPTLPGAPTAQMHSHSMAGGDSGQPPLGEPLHLSHLPHGQQPLQPPPASYLIDGQLKYGPPGGQQQQQQQQQQQQPPQPPQLHSDPAGAGGNAPGGPNTPQKYAPEMEMKFTPQDLKYPPPPPLDALKYSQEMQAVAAAAAAAAAAAAGKYDMKYMIEQPGKYPVELSAAHQPPSKQGYQDSLKIPDVKSGFGHLPHNMASQLDVAHKYGPPPTSQEQQQQQQSQQPAHQVPPGATPPPGIAMPKPHYQHDVQTPPLGRPFEPGMMHKYGDPLVGKYGPPQPQDLKYPMPPVVSAAGPPVDVKPYGENLIKSSPYGPPPESPIDASSRSTPGQDSQGSNSNSQPSSMAPQPQQFQSPHPSPHMPSPAGGGLPPGMHPQNLIHGLPPGAGAGGPQPPPPPTSLHQQQSSSGPPGMHPGLHPGQHSQMSVASSMPPSSIGIPPTLSTMAPSHMHPHMHPHHLQQVLHRPHDMPPSMHPHAPMPMSLQGHPQHGHGLPPQQQQQQQQQQQPGGPAGTVRTPSPAQHPPRSMHDPQSREQPPTSQPSTTMAGSGGHGNPHQSPHTHRTSPLPGLAGNGHPPPGLLGHPMPIHPHLAHLPPGHPAHAALAHPGHHLLSHSIAGLGPGGGPIALLAGPGGLGLPESALSRRTPPSHMPHSHVSSAPNTPHSVASMTSSSMALTTSTVPSSAFSRASPSVQISSGGAGSAGPGGSGSSNTPGGGNNSSAAAAAAAAAHRAASPASSVSSLSRQSPLHPVPQSPLSHHPSSSALSAAAAAVAERDRHALLRQQSPHMTPPPVSNASGLMASPLSKMYAPQPGQRGLGTSPPPHLRPGASPPVIRHPQMPLPLPLIAPGGGIPQIGVHPGQSPYPHPLLHPSVFYSPHHHPFNSPYGYAPYGPGFPAYMKPPPPSGPLDPAAVMAAHHAGLQGPPQQQQQQRQDEQNAAAAAAARDAAEKQHHQAAAAAAAKQQQQQQQQQQQQQQQQQQMKGPQQQQQQGGQPPNKPPTPKTPQGPGGPGVPVGMGGPGTPTGLPPGAYPGSHMPGYPPGPPHGSPFAPQDGQPHGMKPTSHMDALRAHAHSANSSGMGGGHHPTEPLPIDIEPDPEPEIPSPTHNIQRGPSPEAKPDDTECHRSQSAIFVRHIDRGDYNSCTRTDLIFKPVADSKLARKREERDRKLAEKERERRQQQQQQQQQQQQQQAAAAQQAAQQAKMKAELKPPYADTPALRQLSEYARPHVAFSPVEQMVPYHHPMGPMYRERELEEIKNAQAAAASQSRIDPHWMEYYRRGIHPSQFPLYANPAISQMERERLGIPPPHHVGLDPGEHMVRMIRLTREYHAHSHTHLHLPLHPQPQPPEAGFQLPPNVGQYPRPNMLIPREPHSDVLLRMSYADQLQYLQAAEFQRQSLHDQYFRQRPR; encoded by the exons ATGGCGGCCTCCACTCAAGGAGAAATTCGAGTGGGTCCCGGCCACCAG GCAAAACTGCCCGATTATAATCCAATCTCAAGCTTCCCCATCGACAAGGAAACCGATGAACGTGAACTAGAGGAATCAAGATGGAGTCCAGGCGTTGTGGCCGATGGCGATTTGTTAATGTTCTTGCGTGCTGCCCGCTCGATGGCCGCATTTCAAGGAATGTGTGATGGCGGACTAGAAGACGGTTGTTTGGCTGCCAGTCGCGACGACACAACAATTAACGCACTCGACGTG CTACACGATTCTGGCTACGATCCAGGCAAAGCTCTACAAGCACTAGTTAAGTGCCCCGTTTCGAAGGGCATCGACAAGAAGTGGACCGAGGACGAAACGAAAAAGTTCATCAAGGGTCTGCGACAATTTGGCAAGAATTTCTTTCGCATCCACAAGGATCTGCTGCCGCACAAGGACACACCCGAACTGGTCGAGTTCTATTATCTGTGGAAGAAGACGCCCGGCGCCAACAACAATCGCCCGCATCGGCGACGCAGACAGAGCGCCTTGCGACGCAATCGTGTCACGCgagcaaataataatacacCTCCCAAGAAGGAGGACACACCGGAACCACAAACTGCGACgacggcggcgacggcgacggggTCGGCGTCAGAGACGGCGAGTCGATCATCGCCCGCTGTCTCCAAGGAGGAGAACAGCTCTCTCACCGAGGACGACGCCAGCGAGTGTGACAGTGATTCGAGTCTGACCAACAAAAGGGATGAATCACCCTCTAGGATGAGGACGCGCAATaaacaacagaacaacaacaccaacaacaacaacaacaacaccaacagcagcagcagcagcagcaacaacaccaacagcagcagcagcagcagcacggccagcaatagcggcagcggcggcggcggtggcagtggcagtggcggtggcattgGTGCATCATCCGTCGGCGGCAGCTCTGCGTTAGGCGGCGTCGGTGCAGGCGCCGCTGCAGGTGCCGCGGCCACCAACAGCTCCACAAAGGATCAGTCGAACACCAACAACGCTGTGGCGAATGGCAAGCGGCCGAAGCGAGGCTCCGAGACGCCCGATGCAGCGGCCGGCGGTGGAGCCTCCTCGGTGGACAGTCCCAAGACACCCACCAAGGCGGTGGCCGAGAGTTCGGCCACCAAGCGCAAGGGCGGCAAGCAGGACACGCCCAACAAGAAGAAGCGCACCGAACAGGAGCAGGCGCACGATCAGCAGGCGGCCAGCGCTGGCACGGgcgcggcagcagcggaggagaacagcagcagcagcctcaaggAGAAgcgaaagcagcaacagcagcagcagcagcagcagcgggccgACAGCCCGGTGGAGAGCATGAACTCGGACAGCAGGCCGGACTCTGCGCTGGACGATGGCGAATCGAATACGACGGACACGACCACCGCCGAACAGCAGTCCAACAAGGAcagcaaggagctgctgctcagctgcaAGGAGGAGCGTGAGCTGACCGCCAACGATGGTGGACTGGAGCCCAAAGCGGAGGAGAAATCCATCAAGGCGGAGCTCGCCTCGGAGGATGGCAGCAAGGAGGCGATTTCCATCAAGAACATGGACGAGGAGACGAACATCCAGGCGCCCAACAGCGTCGATGggctgctgctcaaggagtCTGCTGTCAGCACAATCCAGCAGGATGGCGGTGTGCCGCCGGTTAATCCTGTGGCCGCGCCCCTGACCATGAAGGTGCCCACCATTGCCACCGTGGAGGCGCTGAACGCGTCCGTGGAGCGCAAGGAGGCCATCGAGAAGATGGAAACCTGCGACAGCGATCCCGAGCTGCTCAAGAAGCTGGCCACCATCAAGCAGGAGGtgacgccacagcagcagcaacagcagcagacgccgcAGCAGCTGAATCCGATATCCATACAGCCGCCACCTGTGTGTGCGCCCACGGAGACGACGGTGTACATTAAGAAGGAGCCGATGGACGATTCGATGGATGCCACGTGCAATCAGAACAGCAACGAGCCGCAGGATCTCAAGGTGAAGATTGAGATCAAGAACGAGGACTCGCTGAAGCACAATGCGGGTGGCATGCCGCCCACGTTGCCTGGTGCGCCCACTGCCCAAATGCATTCCCATTCGATGGCCGGCGGCGACAGTGGGCAGCCGCCACTCGGCGAGCCGCTGCATTTGTCGCATCTGCCGCATggccagcagccgctgcagccacCACCCGCCAGCTATCTGATCGATGGACAGCTGAAGTACGGCCCCCCAGgcggacaacagcagcagcagcagcaacaacagcagcagcagccaccacagccgccgcagctgcaCAGCGATCCGGCTGGCGCGGGTGGCAATGCTCCCGGCGGACCCAACACGCCGCAAAAGTATGCGCCCGAAATGGAGATGAAATTCACGCCGCAGGATCTCAAGTatccgccgccaccgccgctggaCGCACTCAAGTACAGCCAGGAGATGCAAGCGGTGgccgcggcggcagcagcagccgccgccgctgcggctggCAAGTACGACATGAAGTACATGATCGAGCAGCCGGGCAAGTATCCGGTGGAGCTGTCCGCTGCCCATCAGCCGCCATCGAAGCAGGGCTATCAGGACTCGCTGAAGATACCCGACGTCAAGTCGGGCTTTGGCCATCTACCGCACAACATGGCCTCGCAGCTGGATGTGGCACACAAGTACGGACCCCCGCCCACGtcccaggagcagcagcagcagcaacagtcgcagCAGCCGGCGCACCAGGTGCCTCCAGGTGCGACGCCTCCGCCGGGCATTGCCATGCCGAAGCCGCACTATCAGCACGATGTGCAGACGCCGCCACTGGGACGGCCCTTCGAGCCGGGCATGATGCACAAATACGGAGATCCGTTGGTGGGCAAATACGGTCCACCCCAGCCGCAGGATCTGAAGTATCCAATGCCACCCGTGGTCTCCGCTGCCGGTCCCCCCGTGGACGTGAAGCCCTACGGCGAGAATCTGATAAAGTCCTCGCCGTACGGCCCGCCGCCGGAGAGCCCCATCGATGCCTCGTCCCGCTCGACGCCGGGCCAGGACAGTcagggcagcaacagcaattcgCAGCCCTCGTCGATGGccccgcagccgcagcagttcCAGTCGCCGCATCCCTCGCCTCACATGCCTTCACCCGCAGGCGGCGGCCTGCCGCCCGGTATGCATCCCCAAAATCTCATCCACGGCCTGCCGCCGGGTGCGGGCGCTGGCGgaccacagccaccgccaccgcccacatccctgcaccagcagcagtcgtcgaGTGGTCCGCCGGGCATGCATCCGGGCCTGCATCCGGGTCAGCACTCACAGATGTCGGTGGCCTCCTCGATGCCACCCAGCTCGATCGGCATACCGCCGACGCTGTCAACGATGGCGCCCTCCCACATGCATCCCCACATGCATCCGCATCATCTGCAGCAGGTGCTGCATCGGCCGCACGACATGCCACCCAGCATGCACCCGCACGcgcccatgcccatgtcccTGCAGGGACATCCGCAGCACGGCCACGGACTGCcgccccaacagcagcagcagcaacagcagcagcagcagcccggtGGTCCGGCGGGCACTGTGCGCACTCCCTCGCCAGCCCAGCATCCGCCTCGCAGCATGCACGATCCGCAGTCGCGGGAACAGCCGCCCACATCGCAGCCATCGACCACGATGGCTGGCTCTGGAGGTCACGGCAATCCGCACCAATCCCCGCACACGCATCGCACCTCGCCGCTGCCCGGACTGGCGGGGAATGGACATCCGCCGCCGGGTCTGCTTGGCCATCCGATGCCCATACATCCGCACCTGGCGCACCTGCCGCCGGGTCATCCGGCGCACGCGGCACTCGCCCATCCCGGACACCATCTGCTGTCGCATTCGATAGCGGGACTGGGGCCTGGAGGTGGACCCATCGCACTGCTCGCGGGTCCCGGTGGACTGGGCCTGCCCGAGTCCGCGCTCAGTCGTCGCACCCCGCCCAGCCATATGCCCCACTCGCACGTCTCGTCGGCACCGAATACGCCCCATTCGGTGGCCTCGATGACCTCCAGCAGCATGGCCCTCACCACCAGCACGGTGCCATCGTCGGCCTTCAGTCGTGCCAGTCCCAGCGTACAGATCTCGAGTGGAGGAGCCGGATCGGCCGGACCTGGcggtagcggcagcagcaacacgcctggcggcggcaacaactcctcggcagcggcagcagccgcagcggctgcCCATCGAGCCGCCTCCCCAGCCAGCAGTGTGAGCAGCCTGAGTCGCCAGAGTCCACTGCATCCGGTGCCACAATCGCCGCTCAGCCATCATCCCTCATCGTCCGCTCtgtcggcggcagcggcggccgtGGCCGAGCGGGATCGCCATGCGCTGCTGCGTCAGCAGTCGCCGCACATGACGCCGCCACCCGTGTCCAATGCCTCGGGCCTGATGGCCAGTCCGCTGAGCAAGATGTATGCCCCGCAGCCGGGCCAAAGGGGACTGGGAACATCACCGCCGCCGCATCTGCGACCGGGCGCCTCGCCGCCGGTCATCAGGCATCCACagatgccgctgccattgccgctgATTGCGCCGGGCGGCGGCATTCCACAGATCGGAGTGCATCCCGGGCAGTCGCCGTATCCGCATCCGCTGCTGCATCCGTCGGTGTTCTATTCGCCGCATCATCATCCCTTCAACTCGCCCTACGGCTACGCGCCGTACGGGCCTGGTTTCCCGGCCTACATGAAGCCGCCACCACCGTCGGGACCGCTGGATCCTGCCGCTGTGATGGCCGCCCATCATGCCGGCCTCCAGGgtccgccgcagcagcagcagcagcagcggcaggatgAGCAGaatgcagcagccgctgctgcggccagAGATGCAGCCGAGAAGCAGCATCACCAAGCGgcggccgcagcggcagccaaacagcagcagcagcagcaacaacagcagcaacaacagcagcagcagcaacagcagatgaagggcccgcagcagcagcagcagcagggcggtCAACCGCCCAACAAGCCGCCGACGCCAAAGACACCCCAGGGTCCGGGTGGACCGGGTGTGCCAGTCGGCATGGGTGGCCCTGGAACGCCAACGGGCCTGCCGCCAGGTGCCTATCCGGGCTCCCATATGCCCGGCTATCCGCCTGGTCCGCCGCACGGTTCCCCCTTTGCCCCGCAAGATGGTCAGCCGCACGGCATGAAGCCCACTTCCCACATGGACGCGCTGCGAGCGCACGCACACTCGGCCAATTCGTCGGGCATGGGCGGTGGCCATCATCCAACGGAGCCAT TGCCCATTGACATTGAGCCGGATCCGGAGCCAGAGATACCCAGTCCCACGCACAATATACAACGTGGACCCAGTCCCGAGGCCAAGCCGGACGATACCGAATGCCATCGCTCGCAGTCTGCCAT ATTTGTGCGTCACATTGATCGCGGTGATTACAATTCCTGCACGAGAACGGATTTGATATTCAAGCCAGTGGCCGACTCGAAGCTAGCACGCAAGCGTGAGGAACGCGACCGCAAGCTGGCCGAGAAGGAGCGCGAAAGGCGGCAG cagcagcaacaacagcaacagcagcagcaacaacagcaggcagcagccgcccaaCAGGCGGCACAGCAGGCCAAAATGAAGGCGGAACTGAAGCCCCCGTATGCGGATACGCCAGCACTGCGACAGCTATCCGAATATGCACGCCCACATGTCGCCTTCAG TCCTGTTGAACAGATGGTGCCATATCATCATCCAATGGGCCCCATGTACAGAGAGAG GGAACTGGAGGAGATCAAGAACGCACAAGCCGCTGCGGCGAGTCAATCCCGCATCGATCCGCACTGGATGGAGTACTACAGACG cGGCATACATCCCTCACAGTTCCCACTCTATGCGAATCCAGCGATATCGCAAATGGAGAGGGAACGTTTGGGTATACCGCCACCGCATCACGTAGGCCTTGATCCGGGCGAGCACATGGTGCGTATG ATACGATTGACGAGAGAATATCATGCACACTCTCATACTCATTTACATTTGCCTTTGCATCCACAGCCGCAACCACCGGAGGCCGGTTTCCAACTGCCAC cgaatGTTGGACAATATCCACGCCCAAATATGCTTATACCTAGGGAGCCGCATTCGGATGTGCTGCTGAGGATGTCGTATGCCGATCAATTACAG TATTTGCAGGCCGCCGAATTCCAGCGACAATCGCTGCACGATCAATACTTTAG ACAACGGCCCAGATAA